One stretch of Siphonobacter curvatus DNA includes these proteins:
- a CDS encoding RagB/SusD family nutrient uptake outer membrane protein produces the protein MMSDTIQLLTKKRTALATLILATTALVWSCKDDFLEIPATGALTDSQLATTKGLDGQLIAVYAQLNGRSTRLASASNWLWGSIRGGDANKGTNPGDYTDINPIQRFETITTSVPVQDKWNGNYEGVARANAVLRIMAKAGSAIPEADQKRIAAETRFLRGHYYFELKREFGNTPYVDESIDYGTGIEKVPNNADLWPKIEEDFKYAYANLPETQGAVGRANKWAAASYLAKVYMYQSKFSEAKALYDLIIANGKTSNGKKYGLVAKYSDIFKASNDNHEESIFAIQAAANTGNVNNANPEFDLNFPYNTGTAGPGNCCGFFQPSFELANSFRTTAQGLPLLDGSYNNAGNEVKTDMGLESSQSFTPDAGNLDPRIDHSIGRRGIPYLDWQDFPGKDWIREQSYGGPYSPKKYVYYKSDVGSLQDNSSWTPGYTAINFTILRFADVLLMAAEAEIEVGSLEKAREYVNLVRKRAANSAGFVKRSNGSDAAKYVIGTYDTAWTDKAAARTAVRFERKLELSGEGHRFFDLVRWKTAATELNAYLTYEGRKLSGALGGAKFTTNQDEYSPIPQAQIDLQGQDVLKQNPGY, from the coding sequence ATGATGAGTGATACCATACAACTCTTAACAAAGAAACGCACTGCACTGGCGACCCTGATTTTGGCCACAACCGCCCTGGTTTGGTCTTGTAAAGACGACTTTCTGGAAATTCCAGCGACGGGTGCACTGACGGATTCACAACTGGCCACCACCAAGGGACTCGATGGCCAGCTCATCGCCGTATACGCTCAGCTCAACGGACGGTCCACGCGGTTGGCGAGTGCCAGCAACTGGCTTTGGGGTAGCATTCGGGGTGGGGATGCCAACAAGGGCACAAACCCGGGGGATTACACCGATATCAATCCGATTCAACGCTTCGAAACGATTACGACGAGCGTACCGGTACAGGACAAATGGAATGGCAATTACGAAGGCGTGGCCCGGGCCAATGCGGTACTGCGAATCATGGCAAAGGCGGGTTCCGCCATTCCCGAAGCGGACCAGAAGCGAATCGCCGCCGAAACGCGATTTTTAAGGGGCCATTATTACTTTGAATTGAAGCGGGAATTTGGCAATACGCCCTACGTCGATGAGAGCATTGACTACGGAACGGGAATCGAAAAAGTGCCTAACAACGCCGACCTCTGGCCTAAAATTGAAGAGGATTTCAAGTACGCCTACGCAAACCTGCCGGAAACGCAGGGGGCCGTAGGTCGGGCCAACAAGTGGGCGGCCGCTTCGTACTTAGCCAAGGTGTATATGTACCAGTCCAAATTCAGTGAGGCGAAAGCGTTGTACGACCTGATTATTGCGAATGGGAAAACCAGTAATGGCAAGAAATACGGACTGGTAGCCAAGTATTCCGACATCTTCAAGGCCTCAAACGACAACCACGAAGAATCCATCTTTGCTATTCAGGCGGCGGCTAATACGGGCAACGTCAATAACGCGAACCCGGAATTTGACCTGAACTTCCCTTACAATACGGGAACGGCTGGTCCGGGTAATTGCTGCGGCTTCTTCCAGCCGAGCTTTGAGCTGGCCAACTCTTTCCGTACCACTGCCCAAGGATTGCCTTTGCTGGATGGATCATACAATAATGCGGGAAATGAGGTGAAAACGGACATGGGTCTGGAAAGTAGCCAGAGCTTTACACCCGACGCGGGCAACCTCGATCCGCGAATCGATCACTCGATTGGTCGCCGGGGCATTCCGTATCTCGACTGGCAGGATTTTCCCGGCAAAGACTGGATTCGGGAACAGTCGTACGGCGGACCGTATTCTCCGAAAAAATACGTGTACTACAAGTCAGACGTAGGTTCTTTGCAGGATAACAGCTCCTGGACGCCCGGTTACACGGCCATTAACTTCACCATTCTCCGTTTCGCGGATGTATTGCTGATGGCAGCCGAAGCCGAAATTGAAGTGGGATCGCTGGAAAAAGCCCGCGAGTATGTCAATCTGGTACGCAAACGGGCGGCCAATTCGGCGGGTTTTGTGAAACGAAGCAACGGCTCCGACGCTGCCAAATACGTAATCGGCACCTACGATACCGCCTGGACCGACAAGGCCGCGGCTCGTACCGCCGTTCGTTTTGAACGCAAACTGGAGCTTTCGGGAGAAGGCCATCGCTTCTTTGATCTGGTTCGCTGGAAAACGGCGGCTACGGAACTCAATGCGTACCTCACTTACGAAGGCCGGAAGTTATCGGGTGCATTGGGGGGAGCGAAATTCACCACCAATCAGGATGAATACTCGCCCATTCCGCAGGCTCAGATCGACTTGCAGGGACAGGACGTACTGAAGCAGAATCCCGGTTATTGA
- a CDS encoding T9SS type A sorting domain-containing protein: MKSIYVIRLIAFWALLNSCFLSAFSQNCPAPTFQPSTQNGVINWQQFPDFTLPFTLIYSGPRLNDTQQTPLRKGFTHLAAFTGADSNLPRANRALLWYGTATGIGQPWDVLESPWANDLNRYRDKWAGEMRAFANLFNDSRGKALPETDILMADIERHYNTNDSILSLKRRNLVPPPYGQLNDAAFLTRYQRDMQNLYAAPLNYLRENGLSTSTKLTAYADTPIRNTFLNIDGNSWQDWTSNVERIHYLTKDTLTNTVGGSFYNRQDFLLPSAYYLYEYPNPYAGNYLAYLLFQVEANKAWSSKDIIPIVWLRYTGNWINQPIRPWMAEATAIFPFFAGAKGLWLWESPGNSGTNENLANYEYFVQGLYRVSQFKDFFTGGMAYTPKSARDHFADQDPIWRGIIKNNQILIAAHNPYAAENATTTLTAEVGNWKQTLTLRGRETLLCTYDLPESALSLLDFKPTPNPASNQLTLDIFSSQNRSVRVQLVALSGQTVHEQSVSLGSGSTTLPLSVQNLAPGMYLVRLWDGTHSVSKRIIVR; encoded by the coding sequence TTGAAATCCATTTACGTTATTCGTCTGATTGCTTTTTGGGCCCTGCTGAACAGCTGCTTTCTTTCCGCCTTCTCGCAGAATTGTCCCGCTCCCACGTTTCAGCCTTCCACGCAAAATGGAGTCATCAACTGGCAGCAGTTCCCGGATTTCACCTTGCCTTTTACTTTGATTTATAGTGGACCACGGTTGAACGATACCCAGCAAACGCCCCTGCGTAAAGGATTTACTCACCTAGCAGCCTTTACCGGAGCGGACAGCAACCTGCCCAGGGCCAACCGGGCCTTGTTGTGGTACGGAACCGCTACGGGGATTGGTCAACCCTGGGATGTACTCGAATCGCCCTGGGCCAATGACCTCAACCGATACCGCGATAAATGGGCGGGCGAGATGCGAGCCTTTGCCAATTTGTTTAACGACTCGCGGGGGAAGGCCCTTCCGGAAACGGACATTCTCATGGCCGATATTGAGCGGCATTACAATACCAACGATAGTATTCTCAGTCTTAAACGCCGCAATCTGGTTCCGCCTCCGTATGGTCAGCTCAACGATGCGGCCTTTCTGACGCGGTACCAGCGGGATATGCAGAATTTGTATGCGGCTCCCCTGAACTACCTCCGGGAAAATGGCCTCAGTACTTCGACGAAACTTACCGCCTACGCCGATACGCCCATCCGAAATACGTTTTTGAATATCGACGGAAATAGCTGGCAGGACTGGACTAGCAACGTCGAACGCATCCATTATCTGACCAAAGACACGTTGACCAATACGGTGGGTGGTTCGTTCTATAACCGGCAGGATTTCCTGCTGCCGTCGGCGTACTACCTCTACGAGTATCCGAATCCTTACGCGGGTAATTATCTGGCGTATCTGCTTTTCCAGGTGGAAGCCAATAAAGCCTGGTCTTCGAAAGACATTATCCCGATTGTCTGGTTACGCTACACGGGGAACTGGATCAACCAGCCCATCCGCCCGTGGATGGCCGAAGCTACCGCCATTTTTCCGTTTTTTGCCGGAGCGAAAGGCCTGTGGCTTTGGGAAAGTCCGGGGAACTCGGGTACCAATGAGAATCTGGCGAATTATGAATATTTCGTTCAGGGGCTGTATCGCGTTTCCCAATTCAAAGACTTTTTTACGGGAGGAATGGCCTACACTCCCAAATCCGCCCGCGATCACTTTGCGGATCAGGACCCCATCTGGCGGGGCATCATCAAAAACAACCAGATCCTGATCGCCGCTCACAATCCGTATGCCGCAGAAAACGCGACTACTACGCTTACGGCGGAAGTCGGAAACTGGAAACAAACGCTCACCTTACGCGGTCGGGAAACGCTCCTGTGTACGTATGATCTACCCGAATCGGCATTGAGTCTACTGGATTTTAAACCCACCCCCAATCCGGCTTCAAACCAACTTACGCTCGATATTTTCTCTTCCCAGAATCGCAGCGTCCGCGTACAACTGGTGGCCTTGTCCGGTCAAACCGTACACGAGCAGTCGGTCAGCCTTGGGAGTGGTTCCACTACCCTACCACTTTCTGTACAAAATCTGGCTCCTGGCATGTATTTAGTACGGCTCTGGGATGGAACTCATTCCGTTAGCAAGCGGATTATCGTCCGTTAA
- a CDS encoding CvfB family protein → MISVGKKNTLTALRLTSVGMFLGNGEDELLLPNKYIPEGLEEGDEIEVFVYRDSEDRLIATTLQPYLELYEFGVLKVKSAGKFGAFLDWGLEKDLLVPFSEQLHPLQEGESVVVALVPDVETDRLIGTCKVGQYLEYERIPFAPGDEVDLLIYERSDLGYNAIINNHYRGLIYYNEVFQPLTIGDKVKGYIKQVRVDKSIDLSLQPQGYYHSIDVNTEKILKTLQDQSGFLPLTDNSDPAVIYSTLQMSKKAFKKAIGALYRERVIRLEDDGIYMN, encoded by the coding sequence ATGATTTCTGTAGGAAAAAAAAATACACTGACGGCCCTCCGACTCACCAGCGTAGGAATGTTTTTAGGCAATGGTGAAGATGAATTACTTCTACCCAACAAATACATCCCGGAAGGGCTGGAAGAGGGGGATGAGATCGAAGTATTCGTGTACCGCGATTCGGAGGACCGGCTCATTGCTACCACCTTACAACCGTATCTGGAATTATACGAGTTTGGCGTGCTGAAAGTGAAATCGGCTGGTAAGTTCGGGGCTTTTCTGGACTGGGGACTGGAGAAAGATCTGCTGGTACCCTTCAGCGAACAACTGCATCCCTTGCAGGAAGGTGAATCGGTCGTGGTGGCACTCGTACCAGACGTAGAGACCGATCGCCTCATTGGTACCTGCAAAGTGGGTCAGTATCTGGAATACGAACGCATTCCCTTCGCTCCCGGCGATGAAGTGGACCTGTTGATCTACGAACGCAGTGACCTGGGTTATAATGCCATCATCAACAATCATTACCGGGGTTTGATTTACTACAACGAGGTATTTCAGCCGCTGACCATTGGCGATAAAGTAAAAGGTTATATCAAGCAAGTACGGGTTGATAAATCCATTGACCTTTCTCTCCAACCGCAGGGGTACTACCACAGCATTGACGTCAATACGGAGAAAATTCTAAAGACGCTACAGGACCAAAGCGGCTTTCTTCCGCTTACGGACAATAGTGACCCTGCTGTGATTTATTCAACGCTGCAAATGAGCAAGAAGGCCTTCAAAAAAGCCATTGGAGCCCTGTACCGGGAGCGGGTCATTCGCCTGGAAGACGATGGCATTTACATGAATTGA
- a CDS encoding alpha-L-rhamnosidase encodes MKSFLTTLLVGSSTFLYAQQGGNLTCEHLKNPLGIDAPQPRFNWHMQDSRPGARQTAYQLFVSTDSLQVQKAALWQSGKITSGLNQAVYKGPALNPYTKYYWAVVLWDQDGKVAPLSSVASFETGLMNQLNWKGSWISDSRDSKIKPAPYFRKAFQTTKKIRSARAYVAAAGLYELFINGQKVGNHRLDPMYTRFDRRTLYVTYDVTKQLQEGKNAIGILLGNGWYNHQSTAVWYFDQAPWRSRPSFCLDVRVTYEDGSTETISSDTSWKTALSPIVFNSIYTAEHYDARLEQAGWNTPDFDDSKWKNGINRPAPSQHIVAQALHPIRNVEEIRTASLVRLNDTTWVYNMGRNIAGVSELKVKGKSGTVVRLKHGERLYENGRVDLSNIDAHYRPTDNQDPFQTDIVTLSGREDTFMPRFNYKGFQYVEVTSQDRDLELTPASLTAYFMHSDVPPIGQVQSSNPTLDKIWSATNNAYLSNLFGYPTDCPQREKNGWTGDGQIAIETGLYSFDGITIYEKWLADHRDEQQSNGVLPAIIPTSGWGYDWANGPDWTSTIAVIPWNLYLFYGDAKPLSDNYENIKRYVDHITEIAPSGLTTWGLGDWVPVKSKSPVELTSSIYYFVDATILSKAAGLLNKTEEQAKYAALAKKIQDAINAKYLNSQTGIYGSGLQTELAVPLQWGVVPENLKAKVADNLAKRVKADGNALDVGLLGTKAILNALSENGHADVAYTLASNEKYPSWGWWIKNGATTLYENWDIQAKSDISLNHIMFGEIGAWIYKGLGGIKPDPTQPGFKNVLLHPNFVAGLEQFEAQHEGPYGRIVSSWKRIGKTVEYKVSIPANSTASVFLKGKKVTLAGKPVAVTKPSEGYKVGAGDHTFVIEE; translated from the coding sequence ATGAAATCATTTTTAACAACCCTTCTGGTTGGTAGTTCTACGTTTCTGTACGCTCAGCAAGGCGGAAACCTGACTTGCGAGCACCTGAAAAACCCGCTGGGCATTGACGCTCCGCAACCCCGCTTCAACTGGCACATGCAGGATTCACGGCCCGGAGCCCGACAAACGGCGTATCAGCTTTTTGTGAGCACCGATTCTTTGCAAGTACAGAAAGCAGCCCTTTGGCAATCGGGCAAAATTACTTCTGGTCTGAATCAGGCCGTATACAAGGGGCCAGCTCTGAACCCCTACACCAAATATTACTGGGCCGTAGTGCTGTGGGATCAGGACGGAAAAGTTGCTCCCCTGAGCTCAGTAGCGAGTTTTGAAACCGGCCTGATGAATCAGCTTAACTGGAAAGGCTCCTGGATTTCGGATTCCCGCGATAGTAAGATCAAGCCCGCCCCGTACTTTCGGAAAGCCTTCCAGACGACGAAGAAAATTCGTTCGGCCCGGGCGTATGTGGCAGCCGCTGGTCTGTACGAGCTCTTTATTAACGGTCAAAAAGTTGGTAATCACCGCCTGGATCCCATGTACACGCGGTTTGACCGCCGAACCCTGTATGTGACCTATGACGTAACCAAACAGCTACAGGAAGGGAAAAATGCCATCGGTATCCTGCTCGGAAATGGCTGGTACAATCACCAGTCAACGGCGGTATGGTATTTCGATCAGGCTCCCTGGCGGAGTCGTCCCTCGTTTTGTCTGGATGTACGGGTGACCTATGAAGATGGCAGTACCGAAACGATCTCAAGTGATACGTCCTGGAAAACGGCGTTGAGTCCGATTGTATTCAATAGCATCTACACCGCCGAGCATTACGATGCCCGGTTGGAACAGGCTGGCTGGAATACGCCAGATTTTGACGATTCGAAGTGGAAAAACGGAATAAATCGACCCGCTCCTTCGCAACATATTGTCGCTCAGGCCCTGCACCCGATTCGCAACGTCGAAGAAATCCGGACGGCCTCGCTGGTACGGCTCAACGATACGACCTGGGTGTATAACATGGGTCGAAACATTGCGGGCGTTAGTGAATTGAAAGTGAAGGGAAAATCGGGTACGGTTGTCCGCCTGAAACACGGCGAACGTTTGTACGAAAACGGTCGGGTTGACCTGTCTAATATTGACGCCCACTATCGACCCACCGATAATCAGGACCCTTTCCAGACCGATATTGTAACCCTGAGTGGCCGGGAAGATACGTTCATGCCCCGCTTTAATTATAAGGGCTTTCAGTACGTGGAAGTAACGTCGCAGGATCGGGATCTCGAACTGACGCCAGCCAGCCTGACGGCTTATTTCATGCACAGTGATGTGCCGCCGATAGGGCAGGTGCAATCCTCGAATCCGACGCTGGATAAAATCTGGTCGGCCACGAACAATGCGTACTTGTCCAACCTGTTCGGGTATCCGACCGACTGCCCCCAACGGGAGAAAAACGGCTGGACGGGCGACGGACAAATTGCTATCGAAACGGGATTGTACAGCTTCGATGGCATTACCATCTACGAAAAATGGCTGGCCGACCACCGCGACGAGCAGCAGTCCAATGGCGTATTACCAGCCATCATCCCCACCAGCGGCTGGGGCTACGACTGGGCCAACGGTCCGGACTGGACGAGTACCATTGCGGTCATTCCCTGGAACCTGTATCTCTTCTACGGAGATGCCAAGCCGTTGTCTGATAACTACGAGAACATCAAACGATACGTCGATCACATTACGGAAATCGCTCCTTCGGGCCTGACAACCTGGGGCCTGGGGGATTGGGTACCGGTAAAATCCAAGTCGCCGGTTGAGCTGACGTCGAGTATCTATTACTTCGTTGATGCTACGATTCTAAGCAAAGCGGCTGGGTTACTCAATAAAACGGAAGAGCAGGCCAAATACGCTGCGTTGGCAAAGAAAATTCAGGACGCCATCAATGCTAAATACCTCAATTCGCAAACAGGTATCTATGGATCAGGCCTGCAAACGGAACTGGCCGTACCCTTGCAGTGGGGTGTGGTTCCTGAAAACCTGAAAGCCAAAGTGGCCGACAATCTGGCGAAACGGGTGAAAGCCGATGGCAATGCTTTGGACGTAGGTTTATTGGGTACGAAAGCCATTTTGAATGCCTTGAGCGAAAATGGTCATGCGGACGTAGCGTACACGCTGGCTTCCAACGAAAAGTATCCTTCCTGGGGCTGGTGGATTAAAAATGGAGCAACGACCTTGTACGAGAATTGGGACATTCAGGCCAAGTCCGATATTTCACTGAACCATATTATGTTCGGGGAAATTGGGGCCTGGATTTACAAAGGGCTGGGAGGCATCAAGCCCGATCCGACGCAGCCGGGTTTCAAAAATGTATTACTACATCCCAATTTCGTAGCTGGGCTGGAGCAATTCGAAGCTCAGCACGAGGGTCCGTATGGTCGCATTGTTTCTTCCTGGAAACGGATCGGTAAGACCGTCGAATACAAGGTTAGTATTCCGGCCAACAGTACGGCTTCTGTTTTTCTGAAAGGGAAAAAAGTAACCTTAGCGGGCAAGCCGGTAGCGGTAACAAAGCCGAGCGAAGGCTACAAAGTAGGAGCAGGCGATCATACGTTTGTCATCGAAGAATAA
- a CDS encoding SusC/RagA family TonB-linked outer membrane protein: MMNHLYQLGRVVFILTLLGLLCGVAEAWAQNRQVTGKIVEPSGQPIPGASVLIKGTTSGANTNTNGEFTVTLTSTDAVLLITAVGYKTQEIVVGNQTRIDVTLQEEAASLNEVVVTGYTTDSRRETTGAVSTVKTKDLTVTPSGNVEQQLQGRVAGVTVITNGQPGTTSQVRVRGFGAFGGNEPLYIVDGVPTSSTEFLNPDDIESTTVLKDAASASIYGARAASGVIVYTTKKGQRQARKLTVTYDGLFGLTDPGKGQQMMNPTDFANWTWNAYRNNGWKVGDDEWTHPQFGNGANPVIPDYLMVGKNYGVVGNIDLNAERAKYNVNFDAGDIYQVVATNRQGTDWYKAITRTAPLMRHSLGFSGGTESSRYYVGLGIQTQAGILKYNDFKRYSIRANTEFDVLKNLRIGQNFQATYRQVLGQSGGNGGAGVSADENDILSAFRMPSIIPIYDVFGGYAGTAAKGFNNPRNPVASRDGQKDNRGFGASAFGNAYLEFDPIQNLTLRSSIGGSYTGYSNWGYNRRQYENSENNSAFSYNETYGFNFAWTFTNTANFKKDFGLHNFDVLVGQEALNTGAGRENRTSGQSPFSIDKNYVTITNVSSRVANSDLYRGATFYSLFGRLKYSFNEGKYVVTGLVRRDGSSKFAAANRFGVFPAFSAAWRISEEPFLKNVGFLQDLKIRGGWGIMGNSNNVNPTNQYSLYATTLGQSAYDLNGTNSSTLEGYYRSQIGNPFAKWESSVTSNIGFDATLFDGKLDVILDLWRKNTKDLLFQVPVTAEVGSSAQLPYVNSGQMRNQGIDLQIINRGKITSDLNYEVNVTAGWLDNKIVSLAQGLKYLTSVNPGFRGINPIRNQLGYSISSFYGYKVTNLFRDQAEVDGAPQQDGAGPGRFRYQDLNNDGVINADDRTYLGSPVPKFVGGLNLTLRYKNFDFVTYLYTSLGNKVFNVSKWFTDFYPSFAGAAISERVKESWTPNNLNASIPIFESASNFSTNTQSNSFYVENGSYLRLQNLSLGYTLPAPTLSKLRMQKLRIYISTNNLFTITKYQGLDPAVGGNADTNFGIDVGNYPVTRSWVAGINLAF; this comes from the coding sequence ATGATGAACCACTTATACCAGTTAGGAAGGGTAGTATTTATACTTACTCTTCTGGGATTACTTTGTGGGGTGGCAGAAGCCTGGGCTCAAAACCGTCAAGTGACGGGTAAGATTGTAGAGCCATCGGGCCAACCCATTCCCGGAGCCAGTGTGTTAATAAAAGGCACCACCAGCGGGGCCAATACGAACACGAACGGCGAGTTTACGGTAACCCTTACCTCTACGGATGCCGTATTGCTGATTACAGCCGTTGGCTATAAAACGCAAGAAATCGTCGTTGGCAATCAAACGCGTATCGATGTCACGCTTCAGGAAGAAGCCGCTTCGCTGAATGAAGTAGTGGTTACGGGTTATACGACGGATAGCCGTCGGGAAACAACTGGGGCCGTTTCCACCGTAAAAACTAAAGATCTGACCGTAACGCCTTCTGGTAACGTCGAGCAACAGTTGCAGGGACGGGTAGCGGGGGTAACCGTTATCACCAATGGTCAGCCCGGTACGACCAGTCAGGTGCGGGTACGGGGCTTTGGTGCCTTTGGCGGCAACGAACCCTTGTACATCGTTGATGGAGTACCAACCAGCTCTACCGAGTTTCTAAACCCTGACGATATTGAGTCGACTACCGTATTAAAGGATGCAGCCTCTGCTTCCATCTACGGAGCCCGGGCGGCCAGTGGGGTAATCGTTTATACGACGAAGAAAGGTCAGCGGCAGGCCCGGAAATTAACCGTTACGTATGATGGTTTATTTGGCTTGACGGATCCCGGCAAAGGTCAGCAAATGATGAATCCCACGGATTTCGCCAACTGGACCTGGAATGCATACCGGAACAACGGCTGGAAGGTAGGCGATGATGAATGGACTCACCCGCAATTTGGGAATGGAGCGAACCCCGTTATTCCGGACTATTTGATGGTAGGAAAGAATTATGGCGTCGTGGGTAACATTGATCTGAATGCGGAACGGGCCAAATACAATGTCAATTTTGATGCGGGCGATATTTATCAGGTGGTAGCCACCAATCGGCAGGGTACGGATTGGTACAAAGCCATTACTCGTACTGCTCCGCTGATGCGGCACTCACTGGGTTTTTCGGGTGGTACCGAATCCAGTCGTTACTACGTAGGCCTGGGTATTCAGACGCAAGCGGGTATCCTGAAATACAACGATTTCAAGCGGTACAGCATACGGGCCAATACGGAATTTGATGTGCTGAAAAACCTTCGCATCGGCCAGAACTTCCAGGCTACCTACCGGCAGGTGCTCGGTCAGTCGGGAGGAAACGGTGGAGCCGGGGTTTCCGCGGATGAAAATGATATTCTCTCGGCGTTCCGGATGCCCTCCATCATTCCCATTTACGACGTATTCGGGGGTTATGCGGGTACGGCGGCGAAGGGCTTCAACAACCCCCGTAACCCCGTGGCCTCGCGGGATGGTCAGAAAGACAACCGGGGCTTTGGTGCCAGTGCTTTTGGCAACGCGTACCTTGAATTTGACCCCATTCAGAATTTAACCCTGCGGAGTAGCATTGGAGGAAGTTATACGGGTTATAGTAACTGGGGTTACAACCGTCGTCAGTACGAAAACTCGGAAAACAACTCGGCCTTCAGCTACAACGAAACCTACGGCTTCAACTTTGCCTGGACGTTCACGAACACGGCCAACTTTAAAAAAGACTTCGGTCTGCATAACTTCGATGTACTGGTAGGGCAGGAAGCACTGAATACGGGAGCGGGTCGCGAAAACCGTACTTCCGGTCAGAGTCCATTCTCGATTGATAAAAATTATGTTACAATCACTAACGTATCCTCGCGGGTGGCTAACAGTGACTTGTACCGGGGAGCTACGTTCTACTCGTTGTTTGGTCGCCTGAAATACTCCTTCAACGAAGGGAAATACGTGGTGACGGGGCTGGTTCGCCGCGATGGTTCGTCTAAATTCGCTGCCGCTAATCGGTTTGGGGTATTTCCCGCCTTCTCGGCTGCCTGGCGAATCTCGGAAGAACCTTTCCTGAAAAATGTCGGCTTTCTACAGGATCTGAAAATTCGCGGAGGCTGGGGTATCATGGGTAACTCGAACAACGTAAACCCCACCAACCAGTATAGCTTGTACGCTACTACCCTGGGCCAGTCGGCGTACGATTTGAACGGTACCAATTCCAGTACACTCGAAGGCTACTACCGCTCGCAAATCGGGAACCCTTTTGCTAAATGGGAAAGCAGCGTTACCTCCAACATTGGCTTTGATGCTACGTTGTTCGATGGTAAACTGGATGTTATTCTGGACCTCTGGCGGAAAAATACGAAAGACTTATTATTCCAGGTTCCTGTTACTGCCGAAGTGGGTTCCTCTGCTCAGCTGCCCTACGTAAACTCGGGTCAGATGCGGAACCAGGGTATTGACCTGCAAATCATCAATCGGGGAAAAATCACCAGTGATCTGAATTACGAAGTAAACGTAACGGCGGGTTGGCTGGACAATAAAATCGTTTCGCTGGCTCAGGGGCTCAAATACCTTACTTCGGTAAACCCAGGTTTCCGGGGAATCAATCCCATCCGTAACCAATTGGGCTACTCCATCTCCTCGTTCTACGGGTACAAAGTAACGAACCTGTTCCGCGATCAGGCCGAAGTAGATGGGGCTCCGCAACAAGATGGTGCCGGTCCCGGACGCTTCCGCTACCAGGACCTTAACAACGATGGCGTAATCAATGCCGATGACCGTACTTATTTGGGCAGCCCGGTACCGAAGTTTGTGGGTGGTTTGAATCTGACTCTGCGTTACAAAAACTTCGATTTTGTAACCTATCTCTATACGTCGCTGGGTAATAAAGTGTTCAACGTATCGAAGTGGTTTACGGATTTCTATCCTTCATTCGCCGGAGCAGCCATCAGCGAACGGGTGAAAGAATCCTGGACGCCTAATAACCTGAACGCAAGCATCCCCATTTTCGAAAGTGCCTCGAACTTCTCTACCAACACGCAATCCAACTCGTTCTACGTAGAAAATGGTTCGTACCTGCGTTTACAGAACCTCTCCCTAGGCTATACACTGCCCGCACCCACGCTGAGTAAGCTGCGGATGCAGAAACTGAGAATTTACATCTCAACGAATAACCTCTTTACCATAACCAAGTATCAGGGTCTGGACCCAGCCGTAGGGGGCAACGCCGATACCAATTTCGGTATTGACGTTGGAAACTACCCCGTAACCCGTAGTTGGGTAGCCGGTATCAACCTTGCTTTTTAA